The window ATCAAAACTGTTTCATGCAAAACCAGATAATAAGGACTGGCGACAGGTTCTATTTCAGCTTATAGATGGTCTTCATGTCTGCTGCCTCGCGGAGAGTCCCTTTCTCAACGTGGTCCCACCAATTCATTAGGAAGTTGTCAACAACCAGCCTGAACCACGGGGACAGCTTCACCCCATCTTCCCCAGCATCTGCCTTTTGCAGAAGCTCCTTCAGCTGATCCCGATTAACATACTTGACGTCAGCTACTTCATCAGGATTTGGGAGCAGCTTCACATCCCGGATGGTGAAGAGCAGATAGTCAACTGAATCAAGAAAGAGTGGCAGAAGTAAAATTACAAGCAGAAATCTTTGATTGACGGATTCCCTACTCAAAAGGTAGAAAAATGGCCTATCGATATGTTGAACTTTTCGCTACGCCAGAAAAGCTAATTAGCTTTTTAAGCCCCAGAGTAGAATTGCCAAtctgaagcttctgcttttacAAAGAGAGGTTGTAAAGGagatttcaacaaaaaaaaaatggcattcCTTTAAACAATTCTACTCAAACAATAGGCCTCCAAGCGAGCCAAATAGGCCTAAAAATAGCAGATCAAAAGAATTGAGTACATACGCTCATGCTCCCCCCATTTTCCATCTGATGGAGCCTTATAAAGCATTCGGCCAAGAGGAATGAACTGCTCAATAGGCAGGTCTTCAGAAGGAATGCCCAGCTCATCCAACAGCTTCCGCTGTGCGGCATTCCTCACTCCTGCACAAAATATGATAAGTTCATTACTAACAGTTGATAAGCAATATGAAAGCATTTCTTTAgttgttaatttatttatacCAAGATAATTCTCTTCTATAAGCTCAGACTCGCGGTAAAGAGGGTGGCTGCAGCAGGTATTTGTCCAAACTAGGGGAAATGTCACCTTTGTTGCAGACCTTTGCTATAAAACGAGCAAGCTGTTAGTGAAAACAAGCAGTCCTACATTGCCATGTTAGTTGAAAGCCGAATTCATACAGGATGAAACGTGTGACGAGCT of the Ananas comosus cultivar F153 unplaced genomic scaffold, ASM154086v1, whole genome shotgun sequence genome contains:
- the LOC109704399 gene encoding isopentenyl-diphosphate Delta-isomerase I-like yields the protein MLYKAPSDGKWGEHELDYLLFTIRDVKLLPNPDEVADVKYVNRDQLKELLQKADAGEDGVKLSPWFRLVVDNFLMNWWDHVEKGTLREAADMKTIYKLK